A stretch of the Coprobacillus cateniformis genome encodes the following:
- a CDS encoding recombinase family protein codes for MGKVYGYVRVSSKDQNVARQLAALEKFHLERKSIFIDKMSGKDFNRPSYMRMIRRLREGDLIIIKSIDRLGRNYDEIIEQWRLITKDKKADIRVLDMPLLDTTLSKDILGTFIADLVLQVLSFCAHEERTNIKQRQREGIEAAKKRGVIFGRRPLSLPDDFQYVVDAFNKKELSEREAITHLHISRTSFYKYKKEYRE; via the coding sequence ATGGGAAAAGTATATGGATATGTGAGAGTCTCTAGTAAAGACCAAAATGTTGCTAGACAATTAGCTGCTTTAGAGAAGTTTCATTTGGAAAGAAAATCGATATTTATTGATAAGATGTCAGGTAAAGATTTTAACCGGCCAAGTTATATGAGAATGATCAGAAGGTTAAGAGAAGGTGATTTGATTATTATTAAATCTATTGATCGATTGGGTAGAAATTATGATGAAATTATTGAACAGTGGAGACTTATAACAAAAGATAAGAAAGCTGATATAAGAGTTTTAGATATGCCTTTATTAGATACAACATTATCTAAAGACATTTTAGGAACTTTTATTGCTGATTTGGTTTTGCAGGTTTTAAGTTTTTGTGCCCATGAGGAACGTACAAATATTAAACAAAGACAAAGAGAAGGAATTGAGGCTGCAAAAAAGAGGGGAGTTATTTTTGGAAGACGCCCATTATCTTTGCCAGATGATTTCCAATATGTTGTTGATGCCTTTAATAAAAAAGAACTCAGTGAAAGAGAAGCGATTACACACTTACATATTAGTCGCACAAGTTTTTATAAATACAAGAAAGAATATCGTGAATGA
- a CDS encoding Hpt domain-containing protein, producing MMNVKECYEMFGGNYEEIMRLLMTEARVIKYLLKFRKDTCMQELTKALKEERYEDAFRYAHTLKGVSTNLMMERLVVSSCELTEALRHNETDVEDLYNNVKEDYDLIIEAIRCLEEE from the coding sequence ATGATGAATGTAAAAGAATGTTATGAGATGTTTGGGGGGAATTATGAGGAAATCATGCGATTACTCATGACAGAGGCAAGAGTTATTAAATATCTCTTAAAATTTAGAAAAGATACTTGTATGCAAGAATTAACAAAAGCATTGAAAGAAGAAAGGTATGAGGATGCTTTCCGTTATGCACATACGTTAAAGGGTGTGAGTACTAATCTTATGATGGAAAGGTTAGTTGTTTCAAGTTGTGAATTAACTGAAGCATTGCGTCACAATGAGACAGATGTTGAAGACCTCTATAACAATGTTAAAGAAGATTATGATTTAATTATAGAGGCTATACGTTGTCTTGAAGAAGAATAA
- a CDS encoding diguanylate cyclase, producing MGSKNKILIVDDSPINRSLLIDILSPEYDIVEVENGLEAIGYIEKNLESISLVLLDIVMPVMNGFEVLMLMNKNNWIQYLPVITITSDTASQSIDKAYDLGVCDYINRPFDDLIVQKRVQNTILLNAKHKQLENMITEQILEKEKNNLLMIEILSHIVEFRNGESGMHVLRIRIITEFLMRSLSQRSENYHFSDSYIAEVMNASSLHDIGKTMISDTLLNKTGKLTEQEFEIMKRHTLFGAQILKDIPYFKQESLIQTAHDICRWHHERYDGCGYPDHLTGEQIPISAQIVALADVYDALTSKRAYKPPYSHDKAVEMIMAGQCGAFHPELLDCLFHGSQQLNERLTIYETEDSLLNLESQSMNEHIFKKTSVSNRTFALLEQERTKYKFFASMSGEIQFEFNIKSNILTVSEWGAHHLNMPEIIIAPIENQTMLEIISLDSLNEFQNKVKSVSIDHPIVEIITQIKVKEDWRWFKILARPLWVENDIPEITDVIGKCVDIHDEYTKMNKLKRIAAQDSLTKLSNHKTARQQIEMIMSKHPYEHYAMILIDLDYFKNANDFFGHMFGDEVLRYFSKKLLDCIGEKSIISRVGGDEFMVFIKYEGDVEKRVREIHDCVSCRYKEYPISLSMGIALYPENGDDYEDIYKHADQALYSAKKSGRKQYSFYQE from the coding sequence ATGGGAAGTAAAAATAAAATACTTATTGTTGATGATTCACCTATAAATCGCTCTTTATTGATTGATATTCTATCTCCAGAATATGATATTGTAGAAGTAGAAAATGGATTAGAGGCTATTGGGTATATAGAAAAAAATCTTGAGAGTATCTCACTTGTTTTGTTAGATATAGTAATGCCAGTAATGAATGGTTTTGAAGTTTTAATGTTAATGAATAAGAATAACTGGATTCAATATTTACCAGTCATAACAATAACTTCTGATACGGCCTCTCAATCTATTGATAAAGCATATGATTTAGGTGTTTGTGATTATATCAATAGGCCATTTGATGATTTAATTGTTCAAAAAAGAGTTCAAAATACAATCTTACTCAATGCTAAACATAAACAACTAGAAAATATGATTACAGAACAAATACTTGAAAAAGAGAAGAATAATCTTTTAATGATTGAAATTTTGAGTCATATTGTAGAGTTTCGTAATGGTGAAAGTGGTATGCATGTTTTACGTATTCGTATTATTACTGAATTTTTGATGCGTTCACTTTCTCAAAGGTCAGAAAATTATCATTTTTCTGATAGTTATATAGCCGAAGTCATGAATGCATCTTCATTACATGATATTGGTAAAACTATGATTTCTGATACTTTGCTAAATAAAACTGGAAAATTAACTGAACAAGAATTTGAAATTATGAAGCGACATACTCTTTTTGGAGCTCAGATTTTAAAAGATATCCCATATTTTAAACAAGAAAGTTTAATTCAAACAGCACATGATATTTGTCGCTGGCACCATGAACGCTACGATGGATGCGGTTATCCAGATCATTTAACTGGTGAACAAATACCTATTAGTGCACAGATTGTTGCATTAGCGGATGTCTACGATGCCTTAACAAGCAAAAGAGCATATAAGCCACCCTATTCACATGACAAAGCAGTTGAAATGATCATGGCAGGACAGTGTGGTGCATTTCATCCAGAGTTATTAGATTGTCTTTTTCATGGGAGTCAACAATTAAATGAAAGATTAACAATATATGAAACAGAAGATTCTCTTTTAAATTTAGAATCTCAAAGTATGAATGAACATATATTTAAAAAAACTAGCGTCTCTAACAGAACATTTGCACTTTTAGAGCAGGAAAGAACTAAATATAAATTTTTTGCATCCATGTCTGGTGAAATACAATTTGAATTTAATATAAAATCTAATATTTTAACAGTATCAGAATGGGGAGCTCATCATTTAAATATGCCAGAGATTATTATTGCCCCAATAGAGAATCAGACAATGTTGGAGATTATTTCATTAGATTCCTTAAATGAATTTCAAAATAAAGTTAAATCTGTTTCTATAGATCATCCAATTGTAGAAATCATTACACAAATAAAAGTAAAAGAAGATTGGCGCTGGTTTAAAATACTTGCAAGACCTTTATGGGTTGAAAATGATATTCCTGAAATAACTGATGTTATTGGTAAATGTGTTGATATTCATGATGAATATACCAAGATGAATAAATTAAAAAGAATTGCTGCACAAGATTCTTTAACCAAATTATCTAACCATAAGACGGCTCGTCAACAAATTGAAATGATTATGTCTAAACATCCTTATGAACATTATGCTATGATTCTGATAGATTTAGACTATTTTAAAAATGCTAATGATTTCTTTGGTCACATGTTCGGTGATGAAGTATTGAGATATTTTTCAAAGAAACTTTTAGACTGTATAGGAGAAAAAAGTATTATTTCACGAGTGGGTGGAGATGAATTTATGGTCTTCATTAAATATGAGGGTGATGTAGAAAAAAGGGTAAGAGAAATCCATGATTGTGTATCTTGTCGTTATAAAGAATATCCAATCTCATTAAGCATGGGAATTGCTTTATATCCAGAGAATGGTGATGATTATGAAGACATTTATAAGCATGCGGATCAAGCTTTATATAGTGCAAAAAAATCTGGTAGAAAACAATACTCTTTCTATCAGGAATAA
- a CDS encoding PP2C family protein-serine/threonine phosphatase, translated as MELIINPSRTKKIKIQFVFYITLISFLVSLVNIDHTSLLFVLPLFYLCFMCGYQALLSYLVGISAGVLLLHVPYEILVISLFSFILLEFCLIFQSMKSRYVPYLLTLIAGVYYAYIQIDLLSTLLLTVLTYFNTIIFAYLAPLFIHGESELLTHERVKSLAVVILICMMSLLPYSQIVTMIIIRVFILVMVYHECLDDLLPGLFYASMLMLLMDLGYKDDILAFLIPLFFFYMVKCQTKLTIVSMYFVAHLILPFFLEFSYMYHGIIISLSGLIFLILPMFKNKPILSSSYQEVTMKQQLSKQVDSFCRLFEQMTSLFNETPSHNHSLEYIGYVYEDMCQNCSSQETCFNKKYGPNRLVKLMNKGLKETYSEDDEEFIFNYCLKPEQYLDIVHSYHKDYHKIYRVQQEYQTMKRDLYHQFSLLNDVFNQFSTQLKIGNIEESHIYEHMSGYHFQIAHLKKCYESQSVYYIEIGLYEVTREEIENEFVPILETYLNETLDIEVLKTPMHQLGYTYLVLKHCTRYYVQYGISQSSKDPVACGDSYALFSMNENQYFALSDGMGQGQKASDDSSLTLDIMKQLIINGISLKDAVQSVNALLKIKNRNDMFTTLDLIQVNLVLGKAVLVKYGACPTYILRDNELIELKSQSLPMGIVSPLETSTDKYQLLENDIIFMVSDGFTSQFGDFIENNKYLIDEDHPKEIAHLLTNLASDEEKNDDMTLIVLKLCKQ; from the coding sequence ATGGAACTGATTATCAATCCGAGTCGTACTAAAAAAATAAAAATTCAATTTGTCTTTTACATAACGCTTATTTCTTTTTTGGTTTCATTAGTCAACATTGATCATACATCATTGTTGTTTGTGTTACCTTTATTTTATCTATGCTTTATGTGTGGATATCAAGCGTTATTAAGTTATCTTGTAGGGATATCTGCTGGTGTATTGTTATTGCATGTCCCCTATGAGATCCTTGTTATTAGTCTTTTTTCATTTATACTCTTAGAATTTTGTTTGATTTTCCAATCAATGAAATCAAGATATGTTCCTTATCTGTTAACATTGATTGCAGGCGTTTATTATGCATATATTCAAATTGATCTTCTTTCAACACTTTTATTAACAGTTCTTACATATTTCAATACAATTATCTTTGCATATTTGGCACCATTATTTATTCACGGGGAATCTGAATTATTAACACATGAGCGTGTAAAATCTTTAGCTGTTGTGATCTTGATTTGTATGATGAGTTTATTGCCTTATTCACAAATTGTCACTATGATTATTATTCGTGTATTTATTTTGGTAATGGTTTATCATGAATGCTTAGATGATTTATTGCCAGGACTGTTTTATGCATCAATGTTGATGTTATTGATGGATTTGGGATATAAAGATGATATACTTGCCTTTTTAATTCCATTGTTTTTCTTTTACATGGTAAAATGTCAAACTAAGCTTACTATTGTAAGTATGTATTTTGTAGCCCATTTAATTCTGCCTTTCTTTTTAGAATTCTCTTATATGTATCATGGAATTATTATTAGTTTAAGTGGTCTTATATTCCTCATTTTACCAATGTTTAAGAATAAGCCGATTTTATCTTCTTCCTATCAGGAAGTAACAATGAAACAACAGTTATCTAAGCAGGTAGATTCATTTTGCAGGCTGTTTGAACAGATGACTTCATTATTCAATGAAACACCTTCTCATAATCATTCTTTAGAATATATTGGATATGTTTATGAAGATATGTGTCAAAACTGTTCGAGTCAAGAAACCTGTTTTAATAAGAAATATGGACCAAATCGTTTGGTTAAATTAATGAATAAAGGTTTAAAAGAAACATATAGTGAAGATGATGAAGAATTTATCTTTAATTATTGTTTAAAACCAGAGCAATACTTAGATATAGTTCATTCTTATCATAAAGATTACCATAAAATCTATCGAGTTCAACAAGAATATCAAACTATGAAAAGAGATCTTTATCATCAATTTTCATTGCTAAACGATGTTTTTAATCAATTTTCAACCCAATTAAAGATTGGTAATATTGAAGAAAGTCATATTTATGAGCATATGAGTGGATATCATTTCCAAATAGCTCATTTGAAAAAATGTTATGAATCACAATCTGTTTATTACATAGAAATTGGTTTATATGAAGTGACAAGAGAAGAAATTGAAAATGAATTTGTACCTATTTTGGAAACATATTTAAATGAGACATTGGATATAGAAGTATTAAAAACACCAATGCATCAATTGGGCTATACATATCTTGTTTTAAAGCATTGTACGCGTTATTATGTTCAATATGGGATTTCTCAGAGTTCTAAAGATCCAGTGGCTTGTGGAGATAGTTATGCATTGTTTTCAATGAATGAAAATCAATATTTTGCATTAAGTGATGGTATGGGACAGGGTCAAAAGGCAAGTGATGATTCTTCTTTAACATTGGATATTATGAAACAGCTGATTATTAATGGGATTTCATTAAAGGATGCAGTACAGTCTGTAAATGCTTTGTTGAAGATTAAAAATCGAAATGATATGTTTACAACATTAGATTTGATTCAAGTCAATTTGGTATTAGGAAAAGCAGTATTGGTTAAATATGGTGCATGTCCAACATACATTTTAAGAGATAATGAATTGATAGAATTGAAATCACAATCATTACCAATGGGAATTGTTTCTCCATTAGAAACTTCTACTGACAAATATCAGTTATTAGAAAACGATATTATTTTTATGGTCTCAGATGGTTTCACAAGTCAGTTTGGTGATTTTATAGAAAACAATAAATATCTTATAGATGAAGATCATCCAAAAGAAATAGCACATTTATTAACAAATCTAGCAAGTGATGAAGAGAAAAATGATGATATGACACTGATTGTTTTAAAACTTTGTAAGCAATAA